The following is a genomic window from Falco peregrinus isolate bFalPer1 chromosome Z, bFalPer1.pri, whole genome shotgun sequence.
AGTGTGTGTCCCACGAATACATACAAAGACAGCTATGTGGAGCAAGATAAAAGCTTGTCTCTGAGTCTTGCTGTCCTCACTTCTGTTAAGAGATGCCATATGCCTTGTCAAGTCCACAGCGAAATAAGTAGGCTGCAAAAAGTAGAACATTGCTAGAGGCAGGGAGCAACCACTGATTCTTAAAAACTGAATACTGACTGAACTCAAGGCGATACACACAATGCTGACAGCTCTGCAAGGTGGTGCTCAGCAAGAGCAAGCAGTGATTTTCCTCACCAGCACACATTTCACGTAGGTAACTAAGCATATTACTGTTCAGAAATCCTTGCAGTGCACTAACAATGCAATCACTTTTGGTAGTCACTCTAAGTGAACAGGGGAATTCAGCAATTCATAATTAATcctaaaagaacattttttcctaagtgttttttgggatttttttttttaaattgtgtcaTTTAATATGAAGCAATCAGCTGTAACTGTCTAGAATTTAGGAGAATTTTTGCTTCTAACATTGATTTTAACATTTAACATGAAATGACTGCAGGGGAAATAGATTACTAGTTGAAAAAATGACAATTACAAGGGAAAGGCACATGCAAATGTTTTCAGTGGGCagttcagaaacattttgttttatccCCATTTGTTTCTTTAACTACCCACATTAAGGTACAGTAGAGTTTTGGACTTCAGTGCGGTGGTTATatcagcaaaaataatttccctggTGTTAGAATTTAGTCAGGGGCTATTTAGTTTTATTAAAGTTCTAAAAACTGTCATAGAACAAAGAGGATTAGTCTCAAGCATCTCCATAGATCTCCAACAATCTAGTTCAGAgcataaaaaaaaggaagcaagaaaatCCAACTTCAAACTTAAAATCATACTTGAAGAAAATTCTAACCACCCTTGCATTGTCTTCAGTCTGATGACCTAAAAAGGAGCAACGATGTAACCAAAGATGACCCTCTAAGAAAAGAGATTCTCAAAACTGCCTAGTGTTGAGTCCTACAGCTATGTTAGGGGTACACCTGGGGAGCGCAGCTGGATTTTACAACTTTTGGCACATTTCCCTTGATAGGAGTGGGAGATTTTTATCCTGCTTAGAAATTTTCTGCCAAAGAATGTGGATACTAATTTTAGAAGCACCTGCATCCCCTTATAGGTCAGCCCTACTTTGTTTCAAAGTGCTGAAATTTAATGTTAAGATCGAACACAGGCTCTTAAAGCACGTTAATCTTAATGTTCTGtcttattttcatattaattttggCTAAATATGTACACAGTCATTATTATCCTTACTCCAGGTTATGCCAATAATTTATAAATTGTATTTGTTATCCATCACTTAGCAACAAACTTATGGCTCATAATTGCTGGAAAATTGAGAGGCGGCTGAACAAGTCTGTATCTTCTCATTgctgagaatttaaaaataagatcagTGGTATCAACATTAAAggataaagaataaaatttcagttctgAACATTGTGAGAATGTGTTTAGGgtcataaagcaaaaaaaaggttACTTGTACTGAACTAACATTCCACTTGTGTCTTCTCTTCATTACAAAAGCTTCCTAAAACCTGGAAAAACTTGCCCCTCTTGCTCTAAGATACTGCCCCTGAAAGAAACATAACCACATAGTTATTAAAATGGCATCAAGAATAGCTAAGTAATCTGTTCTTGGAGATTAGCTTTGCGTTTATGTGTTATCTACAAATATACAAGATGAGAATGACAGTGGCTAGAGGTTCGTTACATCTGGCAGTATGTTAGCCTTCTTGAGGCTATCAtgttttaaacattattttagtaCTATAATCCCCATATTACGCATGGACAACCATAGTTTACTTGGCATTGGAGAAGAGTTCATTCCTAGTAGCAGAACATTTGTATGTTTTAATTCACTTGTATAAATAGTAAAATGACCGTATTTCCCAAGGACTATGCAGAATGTATTACGTTCTCTCTTTTTGCCCAGTACACATTAAcattttaacagcagctttgaaattaaaatcagGGCTAACAAAACCAGCTCGCTTTCTTCAATTAGAACTCAACTCTTCTATGCCAGCAATGTCTAGTGGGTTGCCTTCCCTGGGTGAGATCCAGGGCTACATTACAGTAAACTGGTCCAGTGTGATAtcacagatataaaaaatattccattctGTATCAAAACTAGGCACATGCCTTATATTTATATGATAAGAAGATCAACAGAGCTGAGCATTTTTGCTCTCAACTATTCATCTGTGGCCTTCTACATGAGgagaaaaatatgttatttctAATTGGTAATTACAAGAGTCTAATTTGGATTAGATGGTAGTTAAAAGGAGCGTGACATCACACTTGGGTCAGTATTGGTGGATATCTAAAAGCACAACCTCTCATTAgtattgctttaaaatgtacaCAGTATAGatgtagattaaaaaaaaaaaacccaaccaattTTTTGTGGTGTTGAACCAGCTAGAAGGGGTGATGCAAGGTTTTACCAAATGAGATCTATAGATACAAATTTCACTGTAGAGTATGTTTTAGACaaatgtgtctttttctttaagaacaaaaatccTACActgtaggcttttttttttttttctttttttctttttgtagtgGTAGAAAATGTTGAACAATTGTCCATGAGCATGAGCCAGCGGTTCATTGCTGATATCCCCAGAATGCCTATATTTGCAATGCAAACAGTTAGTACAATTTACCAGTTCTATGAAAGGCCCTGACATATATGCCTCAAGGTCTGGAGGCTCTGCTGTATAACCACAAAAAGTCTTTCCATTTTCATGTAACCTTTTGATACAGTGACAGCTGCATTAAGCTGCTTCTGCCTAGCAATTCCACATGCCAGGCTGGTTTAATTGGTTTTAATGCCACAGAAAAAGCACTGCTAGCAGAATACCATCAAATCATTTTCATATTGAACCTTCGTGGTCCAGCAACCTCCCCTTCAACCACAGCACCATTGTTTTTGCGAGGGACATATTCAAGGTCaatgctggttttgtgtttgcCTTTCCCTCGGCTCCACACAAAAAGAAGgaggaaacagaataaaaccacTCCGAGGAATGTGAAACAGCCCATAGCTGTGGACACCAATATTGTCTTAAGGTCCAGAGAGAAGGTGTTCACATTAGTTCCGTTGGAACTTGTGTCATTGGAGTCTGTCATATACATAGGGGTCCTGTTGGCATAAAGGAAACGGTCTGAAGTAAACCCCTTTACTGTAAGGGAGGCCGAATAGGTGTCATTCCCAGCTGCATTACTTGCAATACAAACATAGATCCCAGTGTCCTGGTCTTGAGCAAATCGGATCTCCAGGGTGCCATCTCCCAGCACAGTGGCTCTTCCGTTCGATTTAGTTGTGATCAGCCTGCGACGGGGGGTAACCCAGGATATGGTAGGCTGTGGATCCCCATCAGCATTGCACATCAGCTGCACCGTCTGCCCTTCCTCCACTACCAAGTACTGCAGCTTCTTGTCTTGTATCTTGGGCTTCTTACAGgtgaagtaaaaagaaagagctgTGCTGTGGAAGTCTTTGAATGACCTCTCTTTGACACTGTCTGGGCCAGCACACATCGGTGGCTGGCCTCCAAACTGCAAAGTGGGCTGCCTCTGTAAAATCCAAAGGAGACGGCAGTCACAGGCCAGGGGGTTGTTGTTGATGCAGAGGATCTCAAGGCTTTTGGGGGAGTGGAATACATTCTCTTCTAGGGTTTCTAGCAGGTTTTGGGACACATTAAGCACACGTAAGAATCGGAGCCCTTGGAAAGCATGTGATTCAATGGTACGTAGTTGGGCCCCCACCACatggagctcctgcagccgcaCTAAATCTGAAAGCATGCCTGCTTCGATGGTGCTGATCGGGTTGTAAGAGAGGTTTAGATGTGTCAGGTAAACCAGATGCTTAAAAGCAGAGTAAGGTACCGCAGACAGGTTGGTGTTGGTGATGGAAAGAGAAGTAAGGTTGAGACCGTACAGGCTGTTGGCAGGTAGCATGTCCAGGAGGGGCCAGGCCTCTATCTCTAGGTCTTTCAGGCGAAACAGTCTTTTAAAGGCATACGCCGGCAAAGCATTGATGTTGAGCTGTTTCAGATGCAGACTAATGAGGTTGTGGAGGTGAGAAAGAGCTTCTGTTGGTACAGCTGTGAGGTTGCATCTCTCCAGGGTGAGCTGCTCCAGGCTAAGGAGTCCACTAAAGGCCCTGTGTGATATATAAACCAAATCATTGTCCCCAACCTCCAAGGACTTTAGGTTATGCAGATCTTGGAACATGTAGTCCAGCAAAATGACAATCTTGTTTTCACTTATATCAAGCTTGGTTAAATTTGACAACCCAGTGAACACCCCAAGGGGGACCAGCTTCAGACGGTTTCCTTTCAGCCTCAGGGAGCGCAAGTTGAAGAGGTTGTTAAAGGCTCCGGGCTCCACATTGGCGACTATATTGTCACTGAGGTCGATCTCCTCCAGCAAAGGGTACGATGTGAACTCCTCAGGGTTGACGCTCTTCAGTCGGTTCTTGCTGAGGTCCAAGATTTTGGTCTCAATGGGAATGCCCTCTGGGATGGACATTAGCCGCCTTCGGTGACAGCTGACAGACTTGTTCTGTGCTGAGCATTCACAGCGGGCTGGGCAGCTGGCAGTGGGGCCTGTGAAGACTAGCAGCACAGCCAGACCCAGGAATGGCTGCCAGCATGATACAGCTGTGTGACGCATGACTCCACTGATCCGGTCTAACCCTCCGTCACGGGCCTGTGGAGATAAGgatgggaaagagaagaagTTCAGTCTGCAGCAAAAGGAGCTCTCTGCCAATTTTACAGTACTATTTCAAAGCAGTAACATAagttttcatttgaaacaaaacaatgaaaccTATTGTGAGTGGCAGCGGcaacaaaaaagcagattttccttcactatcatttttttttttatcagaggATCTGTTTATCTGGTATTTTTCCTCCAAACATCGGAGAagacaaaacagcttttcctaCTGCAAACAGTAAAGGttaggttttacttttttctcactttcagcAGGTCTCCTCAAGGCAGTGCTATAGCTAATGAATGTGGAGATAAACACTATACAATCTGCAAATAGAGCTAATCGCATTTGTGGTAAGTTTACAGCATTGGGCCTCTGTGAAGTGATACGAAACTAGGCTTTTGCCTTTCCTATTCACATCAGTGTTTTAAGGCAATCCTTAATGATGTATTACTTTCAAGGAAAGGAGATCTTTGACAATGAAAAGattctttttaacatttattgCATACATTACAGCTATAAATAGATGGAGCTTGTTTGCACGTACACATACACAATGGCTCAGATGAGGAAGGAAGAGCTTATGCATCTCTGATTAGAATTGATTATTTGCTTTTACTGCACAGAGAGATTTTATgtgatttttagaaacaaagaGCTGAGAAGAGTTTACAGAATACATCTTTGTACTTCCAAGGCATGTAAACTAGCActgagggagagaaaaacaagaCGAGCTGGCTGTGTTTAAGCAGTACAATGTCCAAAAAAGCACAACAGATTCCACGGAAATCACAGTTAGTAGGAGATTTATTCATTCCTGCCTTCACGTTAAAAATGAGAATAGTAGAAGACAAGATAACCTCTGTTAAATTAACTACCCCTCTCTAAAGGCTGTACTTTACAAGTTTAGTCACCAAAGGCAGGAGGCTTCTTCAAGGGTAGCTACTAAACCAAGACATTCGAGAGCCtatttcaaaagaacaaaaaaaaaaaaaaaaagaaaaagaatatagaTGTTCATCAAAGGAAGCTCTGTCTAAGACACTTGCAGAGTAAGGCACACTGCAAGCAAGGACTATGGAAGTGCTTTAACTCCTGTAGTACAGCCAGCTTGATGAGGCCAAGTGGTAGTACTGGGAGTCTGGCTTCTTAACATTAATAAACCTCACAAGGTGCTTCAGGCATTGTGAGGCCTTTTCCATATTGGTTAATTTGGGCTTCGTTTTAGTTGTActtgcaaaattatttgcataaCTCTTGCCGGTAACTTCCTTTGAGATCTGGACAGATGCCTATTGCCCAGCTGGTTCTACCCACAATGACAAAATTACCCAGTGGCCAGTCATTCACTGCCTGACACACATCTTTGGGCTTTGAGAATTATCTGGCTAATGCttaatttttcagcttaaaTTTGAGTCAAGTTTTGTTCATCTGTGCGCAGTCACATGCATTGTGACTTAAGCAGAGAAGGATTTATAGGTTTAAACAAATATATTATATCAAAATTTATGATGCAATCAGACAGTTATTTTCACAAATAAGCTGTTTcaagcagataaaaataatattgagTAAACCCAGACTGATGAAGAAGAAACTCCCACCAGTAATTCTGCTGCAACACCACTGCACTTCCATGACAAATAACTTAGGATGTGATAACTCACCAAATCATCCTACCTGAGAGAGAAGGGTTGCCCTTCCAGACTGTGGATGATCAAAAGGGTGGGGATTCAACAtacaagaaaaagagcagataCTTGGATCTGCTGATCTTACTGTATCATTAACAATTTTCAATAGTAACTGGGTGGTTTGGATTGTAAGCATTAGTATTATTGTAAACTGGACTAAGTAATAAACAGCTGTTGTGCTTTGAGTGTTAAAAACTTACTTGGGTGGACAAGAAATTCACTTGGAACTGCATATAAATTGTGCTTTTTGACTGCTCATAAGTGAATGGTGCATATACTACTCCTCTCTTAACTCTGTGGAAGAATCTCACTCTTGACTGATGTGGCTCCTTCCTTCCACTCTGACACTTCTATGAAGAGACTAATAATATTGCATATAAAATTGCATGCTGGTTTCACAATGTAGTCTGGGGACTTGGATGAAGACTATTCTTTATTATACTACCTACAAAGGCACATTTCAGCGTTGTCCTAGGAGGACAACCTGCTGAGATTAATTTAGTTTCCCTTTAAGTTGTAGTGTTGCAAGTAACTACTGCTAGTTATGTCCAGCTGTGACAAaggttttcagaaataaacttcACTTCATTAGGCACCAAGTTAAAACTAGAAATCTATTGAGGTTTCTGAGTTAGGTGTTTGCAATGAATTCAGATCAAAGGGGCTTGCAGGTGCTCTGGGCATTACTTTCAGAGCTCAGTCTGTGAGGTTAGCACTTTTATGCTGATACTTTTAGCAcacaaggaattaatttcttaccTTAGTCACCTACTGTATGAAGCATAAAGTAAATAGGTTCAGTGGAAGACAAGCATCTCTGGAGTGTTCATTTTATATAGCAAAAATTATGAGATGCTTTTTTCAGCTATCCAAGCCACTGGTAACTAAAATTTTTGAGGAGTATAAAGTAGATGGACTGTAtaaaaaaatgatggaaaggattttttttgtggttggaATAAAATTAAGTAGTGTTAATGCAGCACTTTAAATGGTAAGAGTTGCCTTCTGTAAAAGCATGTCCACACAGATGAAGACAGGAATGCATATATCTATAAGGATGTGTTCATGTATGTATGTCTATGCATTTGCAGGCAAGCAAGATTCAGAACTGAGATTTAAGCTGGAGTAAAGTACACATcaatatggaaaaataataaattatattaaattgcATGTCAGAAACCCAAAGATTACTTGGGTTGCTATGTACAGGTTAGACgaaaacataaattaaattgACTTTTTCAATTTACATTTGATTTACATTCAGATTACATTTACTGTGCCTAGTTCTGGGCcccccagttcaagagagacagggaactatAGGAaagggtccagtggagggctacCAAAATGGTGAGGGGACGGGCccatctcccttatgaggacaggctgagagagctgggcctgttcagcctggagaagagaaggctgagaggggattTTATccatgcatacaaatatcttaggGACgggtgtcaagaggatggggccaggttGTTctcagtggtgtccagtgacaggacaaggggcaatgggcacaaactgcagcacagggagttcCATCTGAAGATATAGAGGGACgtttttactttgagggtgacagagcgctgggacaggctgcccagagaggctgcggggtctccttctctggagacattcaaaattCACCTGGACgcaattctgtgcaacctgctccaggtgaaCCCGCTTTAGCAGGAGGTGGGACtggatgacctccagaggtcccttccaaccctgaccattctgcgattctgtgattctgtgacccAGATGATACTACTGTCCTTTCTGCTAAGCACATCTGCTACTACACCCTTAGCTTTGAACTGCTTTGTGCAAAAACGACTTTATCTTCATTATGCAGAAAATGTAACCTTACTTCATTgtacaaataatgaaaaaaaggcaaaaaggtcTAGCAAAGGAACTACGAGTGACTTAAAAGATTTCTGACTCTGCAGGACAAGGTGAATGTTGGGAGAGGCCTACAGTGAACTTTGGCCAGCTATTGCATGTGGTCCAGTGAGAGCTTAACGGATGTGACAGGACATGCCTGGTAACATCACTAGCAGGGCCTCCCTTGGGCCTTCAGTGTGAGAACATTTTGAAAGGATACATCTTCATCCCCAAAGCATATTTTGTGTTAGTGTGTTCAGCATCACTTATTGTTATATATCCATTAAACAATGCCActgtttaaaaatctgaatgaaattatgtaattaaaacaaatttctcACAAGATGATTTTGTGCAGTGTGAAGTGATTTCCACTATTTCTTTAGACTTGTGGAATGTTAATTCATTGGCAACCTCACTAACACTGTGCTGAGCTATCAATGTCACTGTTCAACATGACATCTTTCATTCCTGCTCAAACAATCAGCACTACATACTTTACCCTTTGTCAGTGTATGAATTCCCTCTAAACATCTGCAGGATTACCTCATTATCCTCCTTTGCATTGCTCTGTACAACTTTTCTTCACTGTGATACATACAAGAAAGTAAAGTGCAGGCatttaagtatatatatatgtatatacacataagCTAAAAGTATAATCTTTCTGTGCTCGGATTGAACTATGCCTTGCACTGTGGGGTACTTCTGTAAAATTATAGCTTGTtagcacaaatattttaataaaataattacaaattatGAACTGGTGGGTTGTATATGCTTGAATGTGAATAAAACCATGCAaaattgtttttccaaaatttcTGGGCTGTTTATCGCACTTTGATACactctggaaaatgaaatatagTAAGGATTTCCTAATTAAAATTCACTAAatacctcctttttttctttctctggcttTGTTTCTTAAGTTCAAAGTTAAGATTCAAGTTACTTTTGGCTGATACTCTTTTTCAACATGGGACCTCAGTCAAAGTTCAACTATGTAATTAAGAAAGCTCATTAAATTTATTAGCTAATAGTTCTGTGTGATCTCACCCAAACCAGCCATCTCTActgctttgaaatgcaaatcATTTTGCACAAAGTTCTGTAGCTTTGAATTGCCCATAAATGCTTTATAAGAGTTTTTACCAGTACCCCATAGCTTTTAAACTAAAGAACTATAATAGAAAATCAACAGAAAGCAACCCAATGCTTGCTCAGAATGCTGTGCAATGCTGAATATCATAAATAGGAATGTGTCAAGCCATGCAAATGTGCTATACATTGTATcacttctccctctcccttagCCTAATTCTGAAGCCTTTATAGCTAAAAAATAGAGTGCATTCCACCTGGCTCCTTTCCTTGTCCAATCTGATGTTCTAGGAACAGTGTGGGACCAGGCTTTAGAGAGGAGAGGTGAGCGTTGCAAGACCTGTTTCTGTCATTAGCTGCATGTTTGATGCTTCAGCTCAGTAGTTTTGATCttgcctttccctccccttctcccagcctttcagacaattaaaaaaaccagtgGATCATCAGAGATAAACTTTCTAGGATGAATTGTTGCATGACATGTATCTTACTTGTACTGATTATTCACCAGAATGCTACCAGCTAATCCTGAGAACCCAGTGAAGTCCCTATTTTAAACATGTGTGGTCGGCTGACCCTgtctggatgccaggtgcccaccaaagctgctttatcactctcctccccagctgggcagggcagagaAAATATGGAAGGCTTATGGGTCAGtataagggcagggagatcacttgGCAATTACTtttacaggcaaaacagactcgacttggagaaaattatttaaatttattaccaatcaaatcagagcaggataatgagaaaataaaaaccaaatcataaaacaccttccccccacccctcccttctgcCCAGGgagaatttttccattttctccccaCAAGCGGTGctgggggatggggaatgggggctgAGTTCAGGCCATCACATGGTGcctctgctgttccttcctcaccaggggaggctcctcacactctgcccctgctcaCCATGGGGTCCCACCCACAGGACACAGACCTCCACAAATTTCTCCAGCATGAGTCCTTCAGCAAGGttacagttcttcatgaactgcttcagcatgggtccctcccatggggtgcagtccttcaggcacagctggctccagcctgggtcccctgcggggtcacaagccctgccagcaaacctgctccagcctgggctcctctccccagggGGCCACAGGTcatgccaggagcctgctccatATCAGGCTTCTCATGGGTCACAGTCTACTTCAGACATCCCTGTACCCTGGGTCCACCACCAGCTAcgggtggatatctgctccaccgtggatctccatgggctgagggccACAACCTATCCCATcatggtcttcaccacgggctgcagggaaaTTGCTGCACTGGAGCActtcctgcccctccttctgcactgacttgggtgtctgcagggctgctgctctcatgtATTGTTGCACTCCTGTCTTCAGCTGCTATTTATTGTGCaatgttttcccctttcttaAACATGTTATGCCAGAGGCACTACCTCTGTCACTGATGGACTCGGTcttggccagtggcaggtccaTCATGGAGCCAGGTGACATTGGCTCAGTCAGACATGGGAACAGCTTCTAGAAGTTTCTCatagaagccacccctgtagcccccctgctaccagAACCTTGGTATGAAAACCCAGTAGAAGTTGTTTTAAACTGTCTGTCCTTCACATTATTCAAAGCATAAGGCATCAAAATAGGGTTTGTATGAGCCTGTTCTCAGGAAAAGTAAATTGTTCTTCCTGTGTAAGAttgtttctttctcctcttgcttGCTGAATGAATGACAGCAGTCCTGTATTTTGGAGCAGGGAACAGATACTGAGGAGTATGAATGATCCTGTCTTTGCCATTTCTGTTAGCATCTGTCACACTTCAGCAAGCAGTAAGCCAAAACCTTTACTCAAACCTTCGCAACAAAACATCTTTGCTCATGTGCTTAGTAGACAATTACTGAATATGAGCAGCTAAAACTACTGCAGATTTTATCTGTGTGGTGCCAACTTTTGCCCAGCTCAGTGTGCTTTGGCAAAGTTTCTGCTCACAACCTTATCTCTCAACTacttatttcaattattttggaAGACCAGCTGATCTGGCCTTCCTGCACTCTCCCGTGGTGCTGGACCAGACCAGATAAAGGCAGGGGCCGTGAAGGTTCCCTGCTGCTGTACTGCACCAAGGTGGCAATAGTTGGAAGTTTTGCCCAGGGGATGAATGTGAACAGGCtgggaagatgacaaattgaaatgtttttagGGACAGTCAAAAACCCCCATGAAAATATTAGACATTTAGGAATGCTCTTACAGTGAGTCGCAATGCCACAAGGAAGATAAATGAAATCCTTGCCATGGCATTCTCTGACTAGACCATGCAAACTTGACATTCCTGCCAGCTGGTCTTTCTATGTAAAAGCCAATATGTAGCAATGGCTTTGCCCCACCAGGTCTTGTGCCAGCATGTTATCTAAGTTCAGTGTATGGATCCCAAGCTCTACCACAGGCCAAATCAAACCTGCCTACACACTGTACAAaggaagctttttctttaaatcagagCATCTCAGAAGCAATTCAAATGAACTATGGTGTACTAACTCCCCTGGCTTTTTAATCAAGCCTTTTTTGCTTATGCAGACATTTGATTCTCCCTCCCTTCATTGATCTCTTTtacatttcagcatttaaataaactgcaaaaCATTAAGTAGCTATCTTTCCGTATTCCAATAATTAATAGATTGGAAGAAGCCTTGAGTaacaacagaagcagcagcaacaacacCAGTATGTCAATCCATTgaatcagaaacaaaatttaaattcagttaTTCTGCAGTCCTGGAATTGTTCTCTACTACTAAGTCATCAGAAAAGGCTTCATGGTCTAAAACCAACTAAGAAGCTACAATCaagctgcatttgttttctaaaaaaacaatACTTGTCTCCAACTGTACCCTTATACTTCTAAGACTGAGATCCAGACTGGTATCCCATTATAACAGACATgacacagaaatggaaaaaagcaaaaataataaccAGAAGAACATTTTGAATGGCTTATCCACTAGTATTACTGTAAGACTGGTTAAAATCTTTGTACCAGTTGTTATAAAACTAGACAGATGGGTGTAGTTTTTACCCCAAACTCTTAGATTATTGT
Proteins encoded in this region:
- the LINGO2 gene encoding leucine-rich repeat and immunoglobulin-like domain-containing nogo receptor-interacting protein 2, with the translated sequence MRHTAVSCWQPFLGLAVLLVFTGPTASCPARCECSAQNKSVSCHRRRLMSIPEGIPIETKILDLSKNRLKSVNPEEFTSYPLLEEIDLSDNIVANVEPGAFNNLFNLRSLRLKGNRLKLVPLGVFTGLSNLTKLDISENKIVILLDYMFQDLHNLKSLEVGDNDLVYISHRAFSGLLSLEQLTLERCNLTAVPTEALSHLHNLISLHLKQLNINALPAYAFKRLFRLKDLEIEAWPLLDMLPANSLYGLNLTSLSITNTNLSAVPYSAFKHLVYLTHLNLSYNPISTIEAGMLSDLVRLQELHVVGAQLRTIESHAFQGLRFLRVLNVSQNLLETLEENVFHSPKSLEILCINNNPLACDCRLLWILQRQPTLQFGGQPPMCAGPDSVKERSFKDFHSTALSFYFTCKKPKIQDKKLQYLVVEEGQTVQLMCNADGDPQPTISWVTPRRRLITTKSNGRATVLGDGTLEIRFAQDQDTGIYVCIASNAAGNDTYSASLTVKGFTSDRFLYANRTPMYMTDSNDTSSNGTNVNTFSLDLKTILVSTAMGCFTFLGVVLFCFLLLFVWSRGKGKHKTSIDLEYVPRKNNGAVVEGEVAGPRRFNMKMI